The Glycine soja cultivar W05 chromosome 8, ASM419377v2, whole genome shotgun sequence genome has a window encoding:
- the LOC114421628 gene encoding nuclear transport factor 2B-like, translating to MDPDALAKAFVEHYYSTFDTNRNGLANLYQEGSMLTFEGQKIQGASNIVAKLTSLPFQQCHHSISTVDCQPSGVNAGMLVFVSGNLQLAGEQHTLKFSQMFHLIPTPQGSYYVLNDIFRLNYA from the exons ATGGATCCAGACGCGTTGGCAAAGGCATTCGTGGAGCACTACTACAGCACCTTCGACACCAACAGGAACGGCTTAGCGAATCTCTACCAGGAGGGTTCCATGCTCACTTTCGAAGGGCAGAAGATCCAAGGCGCTTCCAACATCGTTGCCAAGCTCACCTCCCTCCCTTTTCAGCAGTGCCACCACTCAATCTCCACCGTCGACTGCCAGCCCTCCGGCGTCAACGCCGGCATGCTCGTCTTCGTCAGCGGAAACCTTCAGCTCGCCGGCGAACAGCACACTCTCAAGTTCAGCCAG ATGTTCCATTTGATACCAACACCTCAGGGAAGCTATTATGTGTTGAATGACATATTCCGTTTAAACTATGCATGA